One Streptosporangium becharense genomic window, CTCCGTGGGGAGGGGTGCCGGGGCGGCGCCGGGCGGGCGACGCCGCTCCCCACAGAACCCGTTCGACCTACGCGCTCACGGAGGGTGAGCGCGCGATGTCCCCCCTAGATCGGTGACGACCCCGTCTTACTCCGAGCGCTGCTGCGGAATCCCCGCGAGCAGTGCGCGAACCTCGGTCTCCCGGTACCGGCGGTGTCCGCCCAAGGTGCGGATGGACGTCAACTTGCCCGCCTTCGCCCACCGGGTCACGGTCTTGGGATCGACGCGGAACATGGTTGCGACCTCCGCGGGCGTGAGCAGCGGCTCTGCCTCGGGTGTACGAGCTGACATTTGTGCGGCCTCTCCTCCATGTGGACCGGCGACAGCGATCCTGCGACTTGACGCTTGTCACGGATGTCCTCGTATGGCCCCTTGCGTGCGGCTGTTCGGACCATATGCGGCATCACCCGATGTGACCATACAGCCACGTAGAGCGATTGGCGAGTCTTTGAGTGACTCATCTCTCTTGTGTACATGTTGTGGTCACGCTCGGTGATTCTAGCGACACGTTTCGTGGTATCGCAGTGAAAACGGCAAACTACTCAGTTCGTAGGTGCATCCCCGGTCATCGACGGACCTACTTACGCAGGTCGAAGGGATGATTTGCGACTCAGTTTGCTGATTCGAGAAGTTGTATTGATCTCCAGCGTAGGATCACCCGCTGGTACATGGCGAATGCCAGGTCTTCCTCGCCTTTCTCCAGACCCGTCAGCGCCGCCGCGAGCTCGGCCACCGACTCGTCGCCCTGGAGTTCGTCGTCGTCCATGAGATTGACGATGCCGCCGTAGTCGAGTTCCACCAGTGAATGCGGATGGAACTCCTCCAGCCAGCGGGCCACGTCCTCGACGTCGGCGGCGACCGCGACCTCGCCCACCTGCCTGCGGATGATCTGCAGGGCCCGGGCGCTGCGGCGCCTGGCGTGCGCCATGGACGTCACGTAGATCAGGTTGCGGGTGGTGGTCGTGCCCCCGGGCGGGTTCTCGCCGTCGATGACCAGCCACCGCTCGTTGCCGTCGAAGGGGATGAACCAGGATGTGGGAACGTGCCAGGTGGAACTGCGGATGTGGGTGCGCAGCGCGGCCGAGCCGCCGCGACGCTTGAAGCGGTCGAAGTCGTCGGCCGTCTGCTCGGCCACCGCCGCCGGCACGAACCGCTCCATCAGCTTGGGCGGGGTCGTCCCCCGCAGTCGCGAGAAGGCCAGCCATGATCTGAGCCTGCTCTGCCAGGGACAGACGTACAGGACGTCGTCCACACGCCTGAGATAGGCGTTGGGACTCTCCTGCGCGGGTGCGGGGGCCGGAGACACCCCCAGGAGGCGGCGCACGGCCTCCCCGTGTTCGGCGTGGAGCGCGCTCGCGCGGCGGGGCCGGTCGGTCGCCTCGGCGTACGCGGCCCACGAGGCACGCTCCGCCGGGCTGAACGCGACCAGCGGTTCGTAGACTCGGAGGTACGCGGCATAGGGCAGCACGACCGCATCGTGTCATGAAGAGGCGGTTGTTGTCCGTATCTGGCCGCTTCTCGATGCGACAAGATCTCCCTGTCTCGGCCACTGAGATACGCCGTACGCG contains:
- the bldC gene encoding developmental transcriptional regulator BldC, which codes for MSARTPEAEPLLTPAEVATMFRVDPKTVTRWAKAGKLTSIRTLGGHRRYRETEVRALLAGIPQQRSE